Proteins found in one Pyrus communis chromosome 15, drPyrComm1.1, whole genome shotgun sequence genomic segment:
- the LOC137717024 gene encoding uncharacterized protein — translation MTVTDVSAAKAKKASSPLPCLQPLPCLQLIQIGQVGYFHLHQVAGAAPAKEKSAPVVADAKAKPAVKPKGKVAPEPNSQAVAAKAKKVPEKVKKAVAPKPTAKAVARKPTAKAVARKPTAKAVARKPTAKAVAPKPTAKAA, via the exons ATGACTGTAACTGACGTCTCCGCCGCCAAGGCCAAGAAGGCGAGTTCTCCGCTTCCATGCTTGCAACCGCTTCCATGCTTGCAACTAATCCAG ATCGGCCAGGTGGGATATTTCCATCTGCATCAGGTCGCCGGCGCCGCTCCGGCGAAAGAGAAGTCCGCGCCGGTGGTCGCCGATGCGAAGGCCAAACCGGCTGTAAAGCCCAAGGGGAAGGTTGCGCCGGAGCCCAACTCACAAGCGGTTGCCGCTAAAGCCAAGAAGGTACCTGAGAAAGTGAAGAAGGCCGTCGCGCCTAAGCCTACTGCCAAGGCCGTCGCGCGTAAGCCTACTGCCAAGGCCGTCGCGCGTAAGCCTACTGCCAAGGCCGTCGCGCGTAAGCCTACTGCCAAGGCCGTCGCGCCTAAGCCTACTGCCAAGGCCGCatga